The following are encoded together in the Humulus lupulus chromosome 5, drHumLupu1.1, whole genome shotgun sequence genome:
- the LOC133779678 gene encoding putative glucan endo-1,3-beta-glucosidase GVI, giving the protein MEMYPLLQIPSQSTQCLQLFHISNPSPSNIFTSPVGCSISFVSVSTGKKSDDVREIIDFSKEVAKAIKQLDSYILAYRNIIKRDNNMGKASNNFSFLNLLFSIIFIAKRLDLFIRKAEAGAIGVNYGMLGNNLPPPNDVVALLKSKNITKARLFNPNIEALQALQNSSIEVILGTLNQDLQPLSTSTSFAWNWVQTNVLPLAKTVQFRCISAGNEVIPSDMQNYVLPAMQNLKTALDQALAAGLLFRRIPVTTAVATSMLGVSYPPSMGQFSDEAASVMGPIAIFLATTQSPLLLNVYPYFAYVSNPVNISLPYALFTSSTVVVRDGAHEYRNLFDAMVDATYSALERSGGGGESVEIVASESGWPSGGNAGDVYATIANAETYNNNLISHVTGDTGTPKRPGKSIETYVFAMFNENLKPGGTEQNFGLFYPNQMEVYPVNFI; this is encoded by the exons ATGGAAATGTATCCTCTCCTCCAGATTCCTTCTCAAAGCACCCAATGCCTCCAGCTTTTTCATATATCAAATCCAAGTCCAAGCAATATTTTCACGAGTCCAGTTGGTTGTTCCATTTCATTTGTTTCAGTTTCCACTGGGAAAAAGTCTGATGATGTTAGAGAGATTATTGACTTCTCTAAAGAAGTAGCAAAAGCAATTAAACAATTAGATTCCTACATTTTGGCTTACAGAAACATTATAAAG AGAGACAACAACATGGGAAAAGCCTCGAATAACTTCTCCTTTCTGAATCTACttttttccattattttcatTGCTAAACGTTTGGACTTGTTCATCAGAAAAGCAG aAGCTGGAGCTATAGGAGTGAACTATGGAATGCTAGGGAACAATCTACCACCGCCAAACGACGTCGTTGCACTCCTAAAATCTAAAAACATCACAAAAGCTCGCCTATTCAATCCCAATATAGAAGCCCTCCAAGCTTTACAAAACTCCAGCATTGAAGTAATCCTCGGAACCCTAAACCAAGATCTCCAACCACTCTCCACCAGCACATCATTCGCCTGGAATTGGGTTCAAACCAATGTACTCCCACTCGCCAAAACTGTCCAATTCCGATGCATATCGGCCGGAAATGAAGTCATCCCTAGCGACATGCAAAACTACGTACTACCAGCCATGCAAAACCTAAAAACAGCACTGGACCAAGCCCTAGCCGCCGGCTTACTATTCAGGCGAATCCCGGTGACCACGGCGGTAGCGACTTCAATGCTCGGAGTATCTTATCCTCCTTCCATGGGACAATTCTCCGATGAAGCGGCATCCGTGATGGGACCAATCGCCATTTTCTTGGCCACAACACAAAGCCCTCTTTTGCTCAACGTCTACCCTTACTTTGCATACGTGAGCAATCCAGTTAATATCTCTTTGCCCTATGCCTTGTTCACATCTAGTACAGTTGTGGTGAGAGACGGAGCTCACGAGTACAGAAACCTGTTCGATGCCATGGTTGACGCCACATATTCAGCGCTGGAGAGGAGCGGTGGGGGCGGCGAATCTGTTGAGATTGTTGCCTCGGAGAGCGGTTGGCCGTCCGGAGGGAATGCTGGCGATGTGTATGCAACCATTGCGAATGCGGAGACTTATAACAACAATCTGATTAGTCATGTTACTGGGGACACTGGGACGCCCAAGAGGCCCGGCAAGAGTATTGAGACTTATGTTTTTGCTATGTTTAATGAGAATCTTAAGCCTGGAGGGACTGAGCAGAACTTTGGGCTGTTTTATCCGAACCAGATGGAGGTTTACCCTGTTAATTTCATTTAA